The proteins below are encoded in one region of Apium graveolens cultivar Ventura chromosome 4, ASM990537v1, whole genome shotgun sequence:
- the LOC141720000 gene encoding uncharacterized protein LOC141720000, with product MDRSWLKADRRTKQFKKGVEDLLLCAFENGFSENKICCPCIKCAHSKHWHARKVRDHLFLNGIDQTYKCWIWHGECNTEGGEPTTKGTGSSESVDQILVGRNDDVSLDSSEMFNHIQSEYEPLYPGCEGYTKMKTLVKFYNLKAKYEISDTCFSEMLLLVGSMLPQGNTFPSSFSEAKKSLCALGMEYEKIHVCLNDCLLYRGERDEDETKCRICQASRWKLNKNGDELEGIPAKVLWYFPLIPRLRNLFNSPQTSKDLTWHDRERLKDGKLRHPADAQTWKEVDARWPDFSSDPRNLRLALSSDGFNPFRSCNLDYSCWPVLMSIYNLPPWLCMKRKYIMLCLLISGPTQPGNDIDVFLQPLIDDLKKLWHGKQVYDAYKNEQFLLRGILLWTISDYPAYGNLSGNIIKGYNGCPICVDQTKATRLVNYRKCVVMRHRRWLPPHHPYRRKKQDFDNTVEKEIAPVPLTGEEVLERVQHLKGHVYGKTQRQPRLKKGDARPVWKKVSIFFELEYWKFLPVRHVLDVMHIEKNICESLLGTMLNIPKKTKDKESVRIDMAEMGIRTELRPKTPGIKEKLPLASWNLTHSEKKVVCSSFLGMKLPDGFCSNIQNLVSMENLRLTGMKSHDCHTILHHLLPIAIRSSLQKQVRKTIIKFCLFFKAICSKVIEVDKLEKMQSQLVETLCQLEKYFPPSLFDLMFHISVHLVREVELCGPIFLRWMYPFERYMKTFKGYIRNRARAEGCIAEAYIAEEAVECLVDNEEVTIGVPKKGRHTKDSICKPLSGATFITPSCTDLHVAHLCVLQNTTAVRPYIE from the coding sequence atGGACAGGTCTTGGTTAAAGGCAGATAGAAGAACAAAACAATTCAAAAAAGGAGTCGAGGATTTGTTGTTGTGTGCATTTGAGAACGGATTTAGTGAAAATAAAATTTGTTGTCCATGTATAAAATGCGCACATAGTAAACATTGGCATGCTCGAAAAGTAAGGGACCATCTTTTTCTCAATGGTATCGATCAAACGTACAAGTGTTGGATTTGGCACGGAGAGTGCAATACAGAAGGAGGTGAGCCTACCACTAAAGGGACGGGCAGTTCAGAATCGGTAGATCAAATCCTAGTCGGTAGAAATGATGATGTATCCCTGGACTCCTCGGAAATGTTTAACCATATTCAATCTGAATATGAACCTCTTTATCCAGGATGTGAAGGATACACTAAGATGAAGACTTTGGTAAAGTTTTATAACTTGAAAGCAAAATATGAAATATCTGATACTTGCTTCTCTGAAATGCTACTTTTGGTCGGGTCTATGCTTCCACAAGGCAACACATTTCCTTCTTCATTCAGTGAAGCTAAAAAAAGCTTGTGTGCCTTGGGAATGGAGTATGAAAAAATACACGTATGTCTGAATGATTGTTTACTATACCGTGGAGAGAGAGATGAAGATGAGACGAAGTGCCGCATTTGTCAGGCCTCTCGATGGAAGTTAAACAAAAACGGAGATGAATTGGAAGGGATTCCTGCCAAGGTTTTATGGTATTTTCCATTAATACCACGTCTGAGGAATTTGTTCAACTCACCTCAAACATCTAAGGACTTGACTTGGCATGACAGGGAAAGGTTAAAGGATGGTAAATTGAGACACCCTGCTGATGCACAAACATGGAAGGAAGTCGATGCAAGGTGGCCAGACTTTTCTTCAGATCCTAGAAACTTACGGTTAGCTCTATCTTCTGATGGATTCAATCCTTTTCGTAGCTGTAATCTTGATTACTCATGTTGGCCTGTTTTGATGTCAATTTATAATCTTCCACCATGGCTTTGTATGAAACGGAAGTATATAATGCTATGCTTGTTGATATCTGGACCAACTCAACCCGGAAATGATATTGATGTGTTTCTTCAACCACTTATAGATGATTTAAAAAAGTTGTGGCATGGGAAACAAGTGTACGATGCTTACAAGAATGAGCAGTTTTTGCTAAGAGGCATCTTGTTATGGACTATTAGTGATTATCCAGCCTATGGTAACTTGTCGGGAAATATAATCAAAGGGTATAATGGTTGTCCTATCTGTGTTGATCAAACAAAAGCTACAAGGCTTGTCAATTATCGTAAGTGCGTGGTCATGAGGCATCGAAGGTGGTTGCCCCCTCATCATCCTTATCGTCGGAAGAAACAAGATTTTGATAACACCGTAGAAAAAGAAATAGCTCCAGTTCCATTAACCGGAGAGGAGGTACTTGAAAGAGTGCAACATTTAAAGGGACATGTCTATGGTAAAACACAACGCCAACCACGATTGAAGAAAGGTGATGCTCGACCTGTATGGAAGAAGGTTTCTATATTTTTTGAACTTGAGTATTGGAAATTTTTGCCGGTTCGACATGTTCTCGATGTGATGCACATCGAGAAAAATATTTGTGAATCTTTACTCGGTACGATGCTTAATATACCAAAAAAGACGAAAGACAAGGAATCTGTGCGCATTGACATGGCTGAAATGGGGATTAGAACAGAACTAAGGCCAAAAACTCCGGGGATAAAGGAGAAGTTACCATTGGCATCTTGGAATCTAACCCATTCTGAAAAAAAGGTTGTTTGCTCATCCTTCCTTGGCATGAAGTTGCCTGATGGTTTTTGTTCtaatattcagaacctggtttcAATGGAAAATCTTCGTCTTACCGGAATGAAATCTCACGACTGCCATACGATTTTGCATCACTTGCTCCCAATTGCGATTCGCTCGTCACTACAAAAACAGGTCAGGAAAACTATTATCAAGTTTTGTCTATTTTTCAAAGCGATCTGTAGTAAAGTTATTGAGGTTGATAAACTGGAGAAAATGCAATCGCAACTGGTAGAAACTCTTTGTCAGCTTGAAAAATACTTTCCTCCCTCGTTGTTTGATTTAATGTTTCATATCTCGGTTCATCTTGTAAGAGAAGTCGAGCTTTGTGGACCAATTTTCCTTAGGTGGATGTATCCTTTTGAGAGATACATGAAGACATTCAAGGGATATATAAGGAATCGAGCTCGTGCAGAAGGTTGCATCGCTGAGGCCTATATTGCAGAAGAGGCAGTTGAATGTTTGGTGGATAATGAAGAAGTGACAATTGGGGTACCAAAAAAAGGTAGGCATACCAAGGATTCTATTTGCAAGCCATTATCCGGTGCAACATTTATAACCCCGAGCTGTACTGATTTGCACGTAGCACATTTATGTGTTCTACAAAATACCACTGCTGTTAGGCCATATATTGAGTAA
- the LOC141720001 gene encoding putative mitochondrial protein AtMg00820 — MNTELAALEANATWKIVPLPAGKPVVSCKWLYKVKYLPNGEVDQFKARLVAKNFTQTAGLDYFDTFAPVAKMATLRVVLPLATKYNWSLKQLDVTIAFLHG; from the coding sequence ATGAACACTGAGTTAGCAGCTTTGGAAGCTAATGCTACTTGGAAGATTGTCCCTTTACCTGCAGGTAAACCAGTTGTAAGTTGTAAATGGCTTTACAAAGTAAAATATTTACCAAATGGTGAAGTTGATCAATTTAAAGCTCGGTTAGTTGCCAAGAATTTTACTCAAACTGCTGGTCTTGACTATTTTGATACCTTTGCACCTGTTGCAAAGATGGCCACCTTAAGAGTTGTACTACCTTTGGCAACTAAATACAACTGGTCCCTCAAGCAATTAGATGTTACTATTGCCTTTCTGCATGGTTAG
- the LOC141720002 gene encoding uncharacterized protein LOC141720002 encodes MGLNEYFTGVRGQILIMNPLPSLSQCYSILLQEENKREISNGTVSLNKDNIAMSIMQNTSGKSYQTKTSQKYVDTSVVVCEYCHMIGHVKEKCFCLHGYPPWYRLHGKPKPSPKSHKSTIATHVSEAVTNMAPSASSEDASSNSGSLNLTDGQCKQLIQMLQQSMLSTSAGSSLSNVVFNSSQFAGIATHFASPLNSNVLSLQSNWIIDSGATDHVTPYFHLLHNPSSCTSVLHLPNGNVAHVTHIGYIVLSPHITLHDVLCVPTFHYNLLSIYKLLSDSYTTVQFTATNCSLQAPTLKRDLEIGNCAEVYTYFTPAHLFHPLTPTSVLQGKTPFEMLYHKPPDYTLLIVFGCLSYTTIVPQSLKKFNLRAVKGVFLGYPYGKKGYKILNLATKHVFIARDVSFVENEFHFHTIATTPPTLLFPSQSHDFYASDPITSFQPISPSPDAFSSTPTSTPPSPTMTPSTHNDSQHSA; translated from the exons ATGGGGTTAAATGAGTACTTTACTGGTGTGCGAGGTCAAATTCTGATCATGAATCCTCTGCCTTCACTAAGTCAATGTTATTCCATTCTTCTTCAAGAAGAAAATAAGAGAGAAATATCTAATGGTACTGTATCTCTCAACAAGGACAACATAGCAATGTCAATTATGCAAAATACTTCTGGAAAATCATATCAGACCAAGACAAGTCAGAAATATGTTGATACTAGTGTTGTTGTCTGTGAGTATTGTCATATGATTGGTCATGTAAAAGAAAAATGTTTTTGTCTTCATGGTTATCCTCCATGGTACCGTTTACATGGAAAGCCAAAGCCCAGTCCAAAATCTCACAAGTCTACTATTGCTACTCATGTCTCTGAGGCTGTTACCAATATGGCTCCATCTGCTAGCTCTGAGGATGCTTCCTCTAATTCTGGATCTCTTAACTTAACTGATGGTCAGTGTAAACAGTTGATCCAAATGCTGCAGCAATCTATGCTTTCCACTTCAGCTGGGTCTTCTTTATCTAATGTTGTGTTTAATAGTTCACAGTTTGCAGGTATTGCTACTCACTTTGCTAGTCCTTTAAATTCTAATGTGCTCTCTTTACAATCGAACTGGATtattgattctggagcaactgATCATGTTACTCCATATTTTCACTTATTACATAATCCTTCTTCTTGTACATCTGTTCTGCACTTACCTAATGGTAATGTTGCACATGTCACTCACATTGGTTATATTGTCTTGAGTCCTCATATCACATTACATGATGTGTTATGTGTGCCTACTTTTCACTATAATTTACTATCTATCTATAAATTGCTAAGTGATTCTTATACAACTGTGCAATTTACGGCTACCAATTGTTCTCTTCAGGCCCCTACCTTGAAGAGGGACCTAGAGATTGGAAACTGTGCGGAGGTTTATACCTATTTCACTCCAGCTCATCTATTTCATCCTCT AACACCTACTTCTGTGCTTCAAGGTAAAACACCTTTTGAGATGTTATATCATAAACCACCTGATTACACTTTACTTATAGTATTTGGGTGCTTAAGCTATACTACAATTGTTCCTCAgtcattaaaaaaatttaatctAAGGGCTGTTAAAGGAGTTTTCTTAGGCTATCCCTATGGCAAGAAAGGCTACAAAATTCTAAATCTAGCAACTAAACATGTTTTCATTGCTAGAGATGTGTCTTTTGTGGAAAATGAGTTTCATTTTCACACTATTGCTACCACTCCACCCACTTTGTTGTTTCCTTCTCAGTCTCATGATTTTTATGCTTCTGATCCAATCACAAGTTTTCAACCAATTTCACCATCTCCTGATGCATTCTCTTCTACACCTACTTCTACACCTCCTTCTCCTACAATGACTCCTTCTACCCATAATGATTCTCAACATTCAGCTTAA
- the LOC141720003 gene encoding uncharacterized protein LOC141720003 has product MASPSSYSTVAAGFTSIHAITALDVNHPYFLLASDNPGMVLTTVILTEQNYSQWRRSMEIALSSKLKLGFVDGTYVRSDVNSVLLIYWICCNNMVTSWILNSVSLDIAAHVIWEDLKVRYAQTNVPKLLNLRKELSHLTQGMMSITIYFTKFRTIHDELECLSAKPRFTCTTCTCTINSKLEAYDQTVQWT; this is encoded by the coding sequence ATGGCATCTCCAAGCTCTTACTCAACTGTTGCTGCTGGTTTCACATCAATACACGCAATTACTGCTTTGGATGTGAATCATCCGTACTTTCTTCTTGCCTCTGATAATCCAGGCATGGTGCTTACAACAGTGATTCTCACTGAACAAAATTATAGTCAGTGGCGTCGATCAATGGAGATTGCCCTCTCTTCAAAGCTGAAGCTAGGTTTCGTTGACGGAACATATGTTAGATCTGATGTGAACTCGGTGCTTCTGATTTACTGGATATGCTGCAATAATATGGTAACCTCATGGATTCTTAACTCTGTTTCACTTGATATTGCTGCTCATGTAATTTGGGAGGATTTGAAAGTTCGATATGCTCAGACTAATGTTCCTAAGCTGCTTAACTTGCGTAAAGAATTGTCACATCTTACTCAAGGAATGATGTCAATTACtatttattttactaaatttaGGACAATTCATGATGAATTGGAATGTCTATCTGCTAAACCTAGATTTACTTGCACTACTTGCACTTGCACAATCAACTCAAAACTTGAAGCTTATGATCAAACTGTACAATGGACATAA
- the LOC141720004 gene encoding brassinosteroid-responsive RING protein 1-like encodes MAHSSLHSQLPNLTQTSVNSESYEFNWSASLIPRPLSYTIEIIKKQLPVTDYKSSDDKEEQRTVCLNAMEANQLTRELKNCSHVFHKQCHDAWIDNSYVTCPLCRADLMYENPVDFMEAKRRG; translated from the coding sequence ATGGCACATTCCTCTCTTCACTCCCAGCTTCCAAACCTAACGCAAACCAGTGTCAACTCCGAGAGCTACGAGTTTAACTGGTCTGCATCACTAATACCACGTCCCTTGTCATATACAATTGAAATAATCAAGAAACAACTTCCGGTGACAGATTACAAGTCGTCCGACGACAAGGAGGAACAGCGCACGGTATGCTTGAATGCAATGGAAGCGAATCAGCTTACCAGGGAGCTTAAAAACTGTAGTCATGTTTTTCATAAACAATGTCATGATGCATGGATTGATAACAGTTATGTTACTTGTCCACTCTGCAGGGCAGATTTAATGTACGAAAATCCAGTGGATTTTATGGAAGCTAAGCGGAGAGGATAA